A segment of the Pseudoalteromonas piscicida genome:
CTCACCAAATTCTGCCGCCGTGTTGATAAAGTAACAACCACGGAAATCGCCTAGCACCTCCACTTTATTACTAATCCACTGATCTAGTGCTGAAAATAGCTGCTCTGTGAGCTGTTCATTCGTTTGAGCATTTTCGAGGCAACGAGATAACCAAGATATAAATAGGTGATGGCGCTGCTCAAGTGTTGCAAGCACCAGCGCCTCTTTACTCTCAAAATGGTTGTACAGGGTTTTTTTAGCAATACCAGATGACTTTAATACTTCGTTAATGCCAATGGCATGAATGCCATGTTGATAGAACAGTCCCATTGCGCAATCGATCAGTTGTTGTCTTTTTGTACTCATCAGTCAGCCATGTTTATTACCGTGATTATAGGTTGACAGAAGTAGACCAACTTGTCTACCATTTGCGGGGTAGACAAGTTGGTCTACTTTTTGGAAAGGGAAAGAATACAATGAGAGAAATACAACTTGCTTTAATTGCTGGAGCGGGGGCGTTTATCGCAATTGCAATATTGGCGTTTAGTCAAACGATAAGTGCTGAGCATATTTTTTTAATGGCACCTTTGGGCGCAACGGCAGTGCTGGTATTTGGTGTGCCTGAAAGTCCACTTGCGCAGCCTAAAAATGTCATCTTTGGACATATCATTACCGCTACAATCGGGATTATTTTTGCGCAGTATATCGGTGTTAACGAATTCACTTTGGCATTAGCAACGGGGCTTGGCGTATTTAGTATGTTAGTAACAAAAACCACCCACCCACCGGCTGGCGCGAATCCAATACTGATCATGTTGGCACTAGAGGGCTGGAGCTTTTTATTTACGCCTGTGATTATTGGTGCAGTGGTGCTCGTGCTGGTTGGTAAAGCAACGTTAGCGGCTAAGACAAAGCTAACTACAATAACAGCTGCGTGATATGTTAATGTGCAGGCTTCATTCGCCTGCCTTCTCAAATATTGAGCCGCACAATCTGTTAGCTAGGTATTAGATTAGTTCATTGAAATTAATAAAAAATAAATAGCGATGACAAAATTTCATTAAGCGCGTTTTTGGGTTTCGTGCTAGCATGGTCGCAACGGAATTACTTTGTCTGATTTACCAATTGATAGCATTACATCTCTTTAGTCGGCTGTTTTATGGGGTACGTGGTGCCAAGTGTACGAAAGAAGGCCTTCACCTTAAGTCGAAAACAGCTGACAGTTTCATTCCCTTTAGCGCTATGACAGTCCCGCCAGCACCTCTGCGTGGTTGGCTTGCTCAAAAAGTCCTGTTTAAACAGGGTCACGAGACCTATGTGTTAAGTGTTAAAAATCAAGGTACAGATGAGTTAGTGCAACAGTTGCAACGACTGTGGATTTTACACCATGGCAAGCACTTGCAAGTCAAAGTTCGTAAAATTGAGCAGTTATTAACACGTCGATATCTCAGTCATCATAATCAAAGTCTAGTGCGTCATGTTTGCAGTGCCTTGTGGTCCAGCTGGCAGCACCTAGATGACAATATCGTACCAAGTTCGTTAAAGCCTCAAGTAGCAACAGTACGAGAAATTGCACTTTGGAATGAGCGTGATATTGCTGAGTTTCAGTCTGCTTTTGTTGAACACTACTTGGCAAAAGACGCTAACTATTTTGACAGCATTGAATCAAATCCCCTTACAATAGCTCAGCGTAAGGCTTGTGTGATCCAGGATGACAGGCAATTACTGCTTGCTGGCGCAGGTACGGGTAAGACAAGCGTTATCAAGGCCAAAGTTGGGTATCTCTTGCATCGCAAATTAGCTCAGGCGAATGAGCTGTTATTGCTTGCGTATGGTAATGATGCTGCGACGGAGATGCGTCAGCGCTGTCAGCCTCTCTGTAATACTTTAAATTGCTCTACCTTTCATTCGCTTGGCATGCAGATCATCGAAGCGGTTACCGGGGCAAAGCCGACAATTTCAAATCTAGCAACGGATAAAAAACTATTTAAACAATTTATTGCAGACACAGTGCAGTCGTTGCGACAAGAAAGCCACTTTGAGCGAGACTTTGCGCTATTTCTGAAAAGTTCGAGTACACAGCAAGCGTCACAGGCGATAGACCTGATAAGTCAGGTATTACCATTGATGAAGCATGCTCAAATCATGGGGGAGGTTGAGCAACTGCTGACGCAATTTAGCAATCAAATGAGTGTGGTCATGCCTGTTCTTGCGGAATATCAGTTGTATTTAAGCAATGAATCTAGCATCGATTTCGATGACATGCTGGAGCGGGCTATTTATTACGTCGAGTCTGGTCAGTTTATTCCACCATGGAAATTCATCTTGGTCGACGAATTTCAAGACATCTCCCGTGTGCGGGCAAAGCTCATTCAGGTGCTGCTGGATAAAAAAGCCGGATCGCAATTGTTCGCCGTTGGTGATGATTGGCAAGCTATTTATCGCTTTAGTGGTGGAGATATGCGCCTAACTACCGAATTTACTCGGTATTTTGGTAAGTCGACGACCACATACTTGGATAAAACATTCCGTTATCCTCAAACCATTTTAGACACGGCGAGTGAGTTTATTTGCCGCAATCCAGAACAAATAACCAAGCATATCACTTCTCACACCACCGGCGTGGCAGGGCAGGGTGTGGTAAAAGTTATGGTGGATGACGAATTGTCACAGGCGCAACAACTGCTCAATCTTATCGAGCAGCGCAACGAAGGAAAAGCTTCCGTTGCCCTACTGGCGAGAAATCACAGAGCATTACCTGATAAATCAAAGATTGAGCAGTGGCAGCAGCTCTATCCCGAGCTTATTATTTCACATAACACCTTTCACGGTGCTAAAGGGACTGAAGCAGACTTTACGATAGTATTTGGTCTCAAGCATAGAAACTTTCCGTCACAGGTAAAAACGCCAGCATTTGTCGATGCGCTTTTACCAGCACAAGGGGCATTTCCTGACGCAGAAGA
Coding sequences within it:
- a CDS encoding TetR/AcrR family transcriptional regulator, whose translation is MSTKRQQLIDCAMGLFYQHGIHAIGINEVLKSSGIAKKTLYNHFESKEALVLATLEQRHHLFISWLSRCLENAQTNEQLTEQLFSALDQWISNKVEVLGDFRGCYFINTAAEFGELTSPINQLCQRHKLAVKALLKQSLNDADDAAVERLFLLSEGIISTAYTCHDTGVAKRALKN
- a CDS encoding HPP family protein, translating into MREIQLALIAGAGAFIAIAILAFSQTISAEHIFLMAPLGATAVLVFGVPESPLAQPKNVIFGHIITATIGIIFAQYIGVNEFTLALATGLGVFSMLVTKTTHPPAGANPILIMLALEGWSFLFTPVIIGAVVLVLVGKATLAAKTKLTTITAA
- a CDS encoding UvrD-helicase domain-containing protein → MVATELLCLIYQLIALHLFSRLFYGVRGAKCTKEGLHLKSKTADSFIPFSAMTVPPAPLRGWLAQKVLFKQGHETYVLSVKNQGTDELVQQLQRLWILHHGKHLQVKVRKIEQLLTRRYLSHHNQSLVRHVCSALWSSWQHLDDNIVPSSLKPQVATVREIALWNERDIAEFQSAFVEHYLAKDANYFDSIESNPLTIAQRKACVIQDDRQLLLAGAGTGKTSVIKAKVGYLLHRKLAQANELLLLAYGNDAATEMRQRCQPLCNTLNCSTFHSLGMQIIEAVTGAKPTISNLATDKKLFKQFIADTVQSLRQESHFERDFALFLKSSSTQQASQAIDLISQVLPLMKHAQIMGEVEQLLTQFSNQMSVVMPVLAEYQLYLSNESSIDFDDMLERAIYYVESGQFIPPWKFILVDEFQDISRVRAKLIQVLLDKKAGSQLFAVGDDWQAIYRFSGGDMRLTTEFTRYFGKSTTTYLDKTFRYPQTILDTASEFICRNPEQITKHITSHTTGVAGQGVVKVMVDDELSQAQQLLNLIEQRNEGKASVALLARNHRALPDKSKIEQWQQLYPELIISHNTFHGAKGTEADFTIVFGLKHRNFPSQVKTPAFVDALLPAQGAFPDAEERRLFYVALTRAKKQCFLLAPNDAPSYFLEEIA